The proteins below are encoded in one region of Pelotomaculum schinkii:
- a CDS encoding BclA C-terminal domain-containing protein, which produces MDATVLGGADILFSNNGSLTGVSHTAGTATLTVDTTGVYMIDYNVNMTAGVGSQVAIAVNGVVDADTCVSALNGCSITVQPANS; this is translated from the coding sequence CTGGATGCTACCGTCCTTGGGGGAGCCGACATACTTTTTAGCAATAACGGTTCATTAACCGGCGTCAGCCACACTGCGGGGACCGCCACTCTTACAGTTGATACCACAGGTGTTTATATGATAGATTATAATGTCAACATGACTGCCGGTGTCGGCTCACAAGTGGCAATTGCAGTTAACGGAGTGGTCGATGCGGATACCTGCGTTTCAGCGCTTAATGGGTGTAGTATTACGGTTCAACCCGCTAATTCATAG
- a CDS encoding DUF6544 family protein, producing the protein MAKKYVFTIILFFLILVISFLIYKAQDLKRMYKAEASKALIGASETSSSILTHQDIKHLPAPVQKYLIYVGAIGKEKVRNFRVAFDGEFKTDPKKSWAKMAAMQFSELDHTTRLYFLQMRMFGLPVIGLHKYADAKATMLVKLAGLITVADGRGEEMNQGETVTVFNDMCILAPASLIDKRIEWETVDPSTVKATFNNNGCKISALLYFNEKGALVNFVSDDRYYSPTGKSYQKVRWSTPVKEYKDYNGIKISAGGEAIWSFPEGDYCYARAEIKEIEYNCTSQGQ; encoded by the coding sequence ATGGCCAAAAAGTATGTTTTTACAATAATATTATTCTTCCTAATTTTGGTTATCTCATTTCTAATCTATAAAGCACAGGATCTCAAGAGAATGTATAAAGCAGAGGCGTCAAAGGCTTTAATAGGTGCTTCGGAAACAAGCAGCAGTATTCTAACTCACCAGGATATAAAACACTTGCCTGCGCCTGTTCAAAAATACCTTATATATGTCGGGGCGATAGGTAAGGAAAAAGTAAGGAATTTCAGGGTTGCATTTGATGGAGAGTTTAAAACCGACCCGAAGAAAAGTTGGGCTAAGATGGCCGCCATGCAGTTTAGTGAGTTGGATCATACTACACGACTTTATTTTTTACAGATGAGAATGTTTGGGCTCCCGGTTATTGGCTTGCATAAATACGCCGATGCAAAAGCTACGATGCTGGTTAAATTGGCAGGCCTGATTACAGTTGCCGATGGCAGGGGCGAGGAAATGAATCAAGGTGAAACAGTGACGGTATTCAATGACATGTGTATACTGGCGCCCGCCAGTCTCATCGATAAGAGAATAGAATGGGAAACCGTTGATCCGTCGACAGTGAAAGCAACCTTCAATAACAACGGCTGCAAAATATCTGCGTTATTGTATTTCAATGAAAAAGGTGCGTTAGTAAACTTTGTTTCAGACGACAGGTATTATTCGCCGACTGGAAAATCCTATCAAAAGGTTAGATGGTCAACTCCGGTCAAAGAGTATAAAGACTATAACGGGATAAAGATTTCAGCTGGCGGAGAAGCCATATGGTCTTTCCCCGAGGGTGATTACTGTTATGCCAGGGCTGAGATCAAAGAAATCGAGTATAATTGTACAAGTCAAGGACAATAG
- a CDS encoding exo-beta-N-acetylmuramidase NamZ domain-containing protein yields the protein MVKKITLMLLVVIPLLVLQFTAPLEAAPVKLGSEVLMSSQHDLIEGKRVGLVTNQSGVNSRGESTIEVLSRDQTIQLAALYGPEHGIDGQAPAGEYVESYVHPALGIPVYSLYGQTRMPTEEMLEGVDVLLFDVQDIGARSYTYMSTLNYCMVAAQKYGKAIIVLDRPNPVGGVIAEGPVLEEAYRTFVGVDNLPMAHGMTAGELAQFFNRKIGAQLTVVPMDGYNRSMVFQDTGLQWVPTSPHIPDLDAVFGYMATGLGEGTGISQADNFKWIGGKGVDSQSFAGLLNGSGLPGVTFIPEDRGASGGVRLKITDYHRFNPALTGIYALTYAHGLNGFEVPKSGETVVMFDKIMGTDKIGQFLEQGLSPQQIKAAYEPDLQRFIEERKQYLIYGDGDSLLPDKNREEIKIVVNARVIPFDSAPYIDEHDRTMVPLRAIAEALGAEVGWNGQTRVVTIRRDDKESLFTIDSNTAVFSGVRVSMDTCPVIRNDRTMLPVRYVAESLGAEVDWNQDTMTVSIESE from the coding sequence GTGGTAAAAAAGATTACCCTGATGCTGCTGGTGGTGATACCGCTGCTGGTTTTGCAATTTACCGCTCCGCTGGAAGCTGCTCCGGTGAAGCTCGGCAGTGAAGTCCTGATGAGCTCTCAACATGACTTAATTGAAGGGAAAAGAGTGGGCCTGGTTACCAATCAAAGCGGTGTGAACAGCCGGGGTGAAAGCACGATTGAGGTACTGTCACGGGATCAAACCATTCAGCTCGCAGCCCTTTACGGGCCGGAGCATGGCATTGACGGGCAAGCCCCGGCAGGTGAGTATGTGGAGTCATATGTCCACCCGGCATTGGGGATTCCGGTGTACAGCCTGTACGGCCAGACCAGGATGCCAACGGAGGAGATGCTGGAAGGCGTCGATGTCCTCCTGTTTGACGTGCAGGACATCGGAGCCAGGTCTTACACCTACATGTCCACCCTTAATTACTGTATGGTCGCGGCCCAAAAATACGGTAAAGCCATCATTGTCCTGGACCGGCCAAACCCGGTCGGGGGGGTAATCGCTGAGGGGCCTGTTTTGGAAGAGGCATATCGCACTTTTGTCGGGGTGGATAACCTGCCCATGGCGCACGGAATGACCGCTGGGGAACTGGCGCAATTTTTTAACCGCAAAATCGGCGCCCAACTCACCGTGGTCCCCATGGATGGTTACAACCGGTCGATGGTCTTCCAGGATACCGGACTCCAGTGGGTTCCCACGTCGCCGCATATCCCTGACCTGGATGCAGTTTTTGGCTATATGGCCACCGGTTTGGGGGAGGGTACGGGGATTTCTCAGGCGGACAACTTTAAATGGATTGGCGGAAAAGGTGTGGATTCTCAAAGTTTTGCCGGTTTACTGAACGGTTCCGGTCTGCCTGGCGTGACCTTTATTCCCGAAGACAGAGGAGCGTCCGGCGGGGTGCGGCTGAAGATTACTGATTATCACAGGTTTAACCCGGCCCTGACCGGGATTTACGCCCTTACCTATGCCCATGGCTTAAACGGATTCGAGGTTCCCAAAAGTGGTGAAACGGTAGTGATGTTTGATAAGATAATGGGTACGGATAAAATCGGCCAATTTTTGGAGCAGGGGTTGTCCCCCCAGCAGATCAAGGCGGCGTACGAACCAGACTTGCAACGCTTTATTGAAGAACGCAAGCAATACCTTATTTATGGAGACGGAGACAGCTTGCTTCCTGATAAAAACAGAGAAGAGATCAAGATCGTGGTCAACGCCAGGGTAATCCCATTTGATTCCGCCCCGTATATTGACGAGCATGACCGTACCATGGTTCCCCTGCGGGCGATCGCGGAAGCGTTGGGCGCCGAAGTGGGTTGGAACGGTCAAACCAGGGTTGTTACCATCCGGAGGGACGATAAGGAAAGCCTCTTTACGATCGACAGCAATACGGCGGTCTTTAGCGGAGTGAGGGTCTCGATGGATACCTGCCCGGTCATTCGCAATGACCGCACCATGCTGCCTGTAAGGTACGTGGCCGAGTCACTGGGGGCTGAAGTTGACTGGAATCAGGACACGATGACCGTAAGCATTGAGTCTGAATAA
- the rsgA gene encoding ribosome small subunit-dependent GTPase A, with the protein MAKANLYKVGLTGRFEQEATMYEGLHLARVSVQHKNLYKVVTENSEIQAEVSGKIDFSARDSSDYPVVGDWVMVDRIDDSGGNAIIHRILRRQSAFERKAAGTSNQTQVVAANIDTVFICMSLNNNFNLRRLERYLAIAWDSMATPVVILTKSDLCDDISARLSEAHSVAPGVDVLVTTSMGDEGYAAVNRYLGQGKTAAFIGSSGVGKSTLINRLMGEEILVTYETGDDDKGRHTTTHRQLIALPNGGVVIDTPGMRELQLENADLSKSFADIEDLANYCRFNDCKHQNEPGCAVKTAIEKGILSAERLGSYQKLQTELSYQGLNSRQLEHEKINRMFGGTGGMKQARSFFKEKNRQR; encoded by the coding sequence ATGGCTAAAGCCAATTTATATAAAGTAGGACTGACCGGCCGCTTTGAGCAGGAAGCAACCATGTATGAAGGTTTGCACCTGGCCAGGGTATCGGTACAACATAAAAATTTATACAAGGTAGTTACAGAAAACAGCGAGATACAGGCCGAGGTTTCCGGCAAGATAGACTTTAGCGCGAGGGACAGCTCGGATTATCCCGTTGTCGGCGACTGGGTCATGGTCGACCGGATCGATGACAGCGGCGGCAATGCCATCATTCACCGCATCCTGCGGCGCCAAAGCGCTTTTGAACGCAAGGCGGCAGGCACGTCCAATCAAACGCAAGTAGTAGCCGCTAATATTGATACTGTTTTTATCTGCATGTCCCTTAATAACAACTTTAATCTGCGCCGCCTGGAAAGATACCTGGCAATCGCGTGGGACAGTATGGCGACCCCTGTTGTCATACTGACAAAATCAGACCTCTGCGATGATATCTCGGCCAGACTATCGGAAGCGCATTCTGTTGCCCCGGGTGTTGATGTACTGGTGACCACGAGCATGGGCGATGAGGGGTATGCCGCGGTAAACAGATATCTCGGCCAAGGCAAAACAGCAGCCTTCATCGGTTCCTCCGGCGTCGGGAAATCCACCTTGATCAACCGCCTGATGGGGGAAGAAATACTTGTGACCTATGAAACCGGTGATGACGACAAAGGCAGGCATACCACCACCCACAGGCAGCTGATCGCTCTTCCAAACGGCGGTGTGGTCATAGACACTCCCGGTATGCGTGAGCTGCAATTAGAAAATGCCGACCTGTCCAAGTCATTTGCCGACATAGAGGACCTGGCAAATTACTGCCGCTTCAATGATTGTAAACATCAGAACGAGCCGGGCTGCGCAGTAAAAACAGCGATTGAAAAAGGGATTCTCTCAGCAGAACGTCTTGGCAGCTACCAAAAGCTACAGACCGAGCTGAGCTATCAAGGGTTGAACTCCCGCCAGCTTGAGCATGAAAAGATCAACCGGATGTTTGGCGGCACGGGCGGCATGAAGCAAGCAAGATCGTTTTTCAAGGAAAAGAACAGGCAGAGGTAG
- a CDS encoding ABC transporter ATP-binding protein: MSKHIASFSNVTKKYLGQIALNNVSFDLPRGKIIALVGPNGSGKSTILKLTAGLVHPSQGSVTVNGKTAERRIAAEVAYLSELDVLYPFFTVAETIKFNAGLFADFDEQKAQEILSFMQLDPNKKVRHLSKGNRGRLKILLALSRRAPLILLDEPLAGLDPVVRDSIIKSMISYLNLQEQTVFLSTHEVSEVEPVLDLVISVHEGQIKGMDEVDHIREQYGLSLVEWMKETLAK, encoded by the coding sequence ATGTCCAAACATATTGCAAGCTTTTCCAATGTGACCAAAAAATATTTGGGGCAGATAGCCTTAAACAACGTGAGCTTCGACCTGCCTCGCGGGAAAATAATCGCCCTGGTGGGCCCGAACGGCAGCGGCAAATCGACAATTTTAAAACTGACGGCAGGCTTGGTCCATCCCAGCCAGGGTTCGGTAACTGTTAACGGAAAAACTGCCGAACGACGTATAGCCGCGGAGGTGGCCTACCTTTCAGAATTGGACGTTCTTTATCCTTTTTTTACCGTAGCGGAAACTATCAAGTTCAACGCCGGTCTCTTTGCTGACTTCGATGAACAAAAAGCACAGGAGATCCTAAGCTTTATGCAGCTTGACCCGAATAAAAAGGTCAGGCACCTTTCCAAGGGCAACCGCGGCCGGTTAAAAATCCTGCTGGCTCTCTCACGCCGGGCGCCGCTCATCCTTCTGGACGAACCCCTGGCCGGGCTGGATCCTGTGGTGCGGGATTCCATTATAAAATCCATGATCTCCTACCTGAATCTGCAGGAGCAAACGGTGTTCCTATCGACACATGAAGTGTCCGAGGTAGAACCGGTGCTGGATCTGGTCATCTCAGTACATGAAGGGCAGATTAAGGGTATGGACGAAGTGGATCACATCCGGGAACAGTACGGGCTGAGCCTGGTGGAATGGATGAAAGAAACATTGGCAAAATAG
- a CDS encoding GntR family transcriptional regulator, translating into MSQTFNNTQPIYLQIMRRLCRQVVRGELKAGAKLPSVREMALQTGVNPNTIQRVYTELERLSIAETRRGLGSYITEDTFRLKQLREDLKCEQIGSFIADMRETGFSPEEIVDGVRKELSNPKA; encoded by the coding sequence ATGAGTCAAACCTTCAACAACACCCAACCGATTTACCTGCAAATTATGCGGCGCCTCTGCCGTCAGGTGGTGCGGGGCGAACTGAAAGCCGGGGCCAAGTTGCCGTCAGTACGGGAAATGGCCTTACAAACCGGGGTGAACCCCAATACCATCCAGCGGGTTTACACGGAACTGGAACGCCTGTCGATTGCCGAAACCAGGCGAGGGCTCGGCTCTTATATTACGGAAGATACCTTCCGGCTGAAGCAGTTGCGGGAAGACTTAAAATGTGAGCAGATCGGCAGCTTTATCGCAGACATGAGGGAAACGGGCTTTAGCCCGGAGGAAATTGTGGACGGTGTGCGTAAAGAGCTGTCCAACCCTAAAGCTTAG